One genomic segment of Hordeum vulgare subsp. vulgare chromosome 2H, MorexV3_pseudomolecules_assembly, whole genome shotgun sequence includes these proteins:
- the LOC123430481 gene encoding peroxidase 43-like, with product MADGVLLTTAPAALTVAFLLFFGAAHGQLQMGFYSDSCPGAEDMVTTAVQEAAASDATILPALVRLQFHDCFVRGCDASVLITGNGAEVNNNKHQGLRGLDVVDAAKAELEEQCPGVVSCADIVALAARDAIAMTNGPSFEVPTGRRDGLSSNVRDADVLPDVSDSIQVLRSKFAASGLNDRDLVLLTAAHTIGTTACFFVKDRLYSFPLPGGRTGSDPSIPAAFLSELKARCAPGDFNTRVPLDRGSQGRFDDSILRNIRSGLVAIASDAALEANNATGALVGAYLGAASASFAQDFVGAMIKMGTIGAITGDAGEIRDVCSAFNTN from the exons ATGGCCGACGGCGTCCTTCTGACAACCGCGCCGGCAGCGCTAACAGTGGCGTTCTTGCTGTTCTTCGGCGCCGCGCACGGTCAGCTCCAGATGGGGTTCTACTCCGACTCCTGCCCCGGCGCCGAGGACATGGTCACCACCGCCGTCCAGGAAGCCGCCGCCTCGGACGCCACCATCCTCCCCGCCCTCGTCCGCCTCCAGTTCCACGACTGCTTCGTCAGA GGATGCGACGCGTCGGTGCTGATCACGGGCAACGGCGCCGAGGTGAACAACAACAAGCACCAGGGCCTCCGCGGCCTGGACGTGGTCGACGCCGCCAAGGCGGAGCTCGAGGAGCAGTGCCCCGGGGTCGTCTCCTGCGCCGACATCGTCGCTCTCGCCGCACGCGACGCCATAGCCATG ACAAACGGGCCGTCGTTCGAGGTGCCGACGGGGCGGCGCGACGGGCTGTCGTCCAACGTCCGcgacgccgacgtgctgccggacGTGAGCGACTCCATCCAGGTGCTCCGCTCCAAGTTCGCCGCCAGCGGCCTCAACGACCGCGACCTCGTTCTCCTCACAG CGGCGCACACGATCGGCACGACGGCGTGCTTCTTCGTCAAGGATCGGCTCTACAGCTTTCCGCTGCCGGGCGGCCGCACGGGGTCGGACCCGTCGATCCCGGCGGCGTTCCTGTCGGAGCTCAAGGCCCGGTGCGCGCCCGGCGACTTCAACACGCGCGTGCCACTGGACCGCGGCAGCCAGGGCAGATTCGACGACTCCATCCTCCGCAACATCCGCTCAGGCCTCGTCGCCATCGCCTCCGACGCGGCGCTCGAGGCCAACAACGCCACCGGCGCGCTCGTCGGCGCCTACCTCGGCGCGGCGTCCGCCAGCTTCGCGCAGGATTTCGTCGGCGCCATGATCAAGATGGGCACCATCGGCGCCATCACCGGCGACGCCGGGGAGATCAGGGACGTGTGCTCGGCGTTCAACACGAACTGA